The window AGAGTCTAGAATTTCCGTATCAACTGGGAAATATGGCAACATGTTGTCGATCTTTGAGTTAATGCTCCCCATTGTTGTTGTGGCGGCGGTCGGATGATTGGCAGCCAATAGCTTCTTTTTTAACTTGGTGTTCCAATAGTTCTTGACGTCGTTGTCTGTTCTCCCTGGAAGCTGTGAAGCTATCACAGACCACCTATTCATACCATACAGTATAAATCCAAGCCAATTATTTGACACTTAATTCGCTACAAAAATATCACTATTTACTAGTGCACAATTCCACTACTATAtgtcataaatataattccGCTAGTAAAAATGGTTAGCGACAAATTGACACCGTTATTAATTTAGTTGCTGCTAAATTTTGGCAACGCTTCTAATAGTACATTAACGGATTAATAGCGGAATGAGTATGCTGATAAATTATTGGCATTTAAAAGGAATTGAAAACTTTGGCATCAATGCATGGATAATGAATGTAACTATATACATTTGGTTAGATGAATttagagataaattaatacCTGCTTCCAATGGTATGATAGAGTGTAAGAATGATGGTATCTTCTTCGTGAGTGAAGCCGCCGTGCTTGATGTTGGGCCTAAGGTAATTAAGCCATCTCAGCCGACAGCTCTTGCCGCATCGCTTCAGCCCTATTTCGTCAACACAAAGTGATTATGTATGCGCGCGCGTGtgtatgaataaattaaacaaaattgaggaaattttaattaaaaagaaaaaaagatttagTACCTGCTTTTTGAGGCAAAGAAATCCAGCTTCCAGTAGTGCCATGCTTCTGAACATAGTTTCTGAGAGTGGTGTCTTCCTCAGGAGACCATGGCCCCCTCTTTACCTTGCTTTTGTCACAACAAGGTGCTCTTCCCATTTAACTCTCACTTTTATCACTATTATGTCTAGAGAGAGAGGTTGTCAGAATATGGGGAAGAAATGAGTCTGATTTTATGGATGTTGTGCTTTACTGAGCTTGACTTTGTCAACTAGTAATTTGCTAATTTCTTTCCCCCACTTGGATTAATAAGCACTTTTATTCCCTTGTGTTAGATAAAGGAAACAACTTGGTCAAATTTGATTCATGGGTAAGCAATACATATGTCAACATTTTTTACATTGAGTATCAACTCAAGGGCCCCAAtagatatttttctttgctcAGATTTGATGTATTCACATAATCTAAACCATGACttctaaaaatgttaaatgcaTGGTAATAAGATTATGAGAGAGTATGAAAGATGATTAGATACATATTAATCCTCTGAATAGTCAGCCTTCCTTTTAGTATTTGTATTTCATTGCATGACTTTGTTGACAGAGGACTTGTAAAACTTTTTTGTTGCCATTTTTCTACCCTATTCTAAGATACCTATACATTTCTTAATGAGATTTGATCAACTGagtttttgttaattaatgaTAACCTCTGGCTTTAAGTTTttattctactttatttcttttctcttcaacagtggctttatttttttaaggcAAGTAGTACATgttttaattggagagattAGAGAAATTGCGTGAAATGCGTGTCGATATTAATTAAGAGCATATGAAACTAATATAGTAACGAGATATAATATAAGATTGAGTTGAGAGACTAATCCAGTTGGAGGGGGttggctatgactaattatttcataattatccatctaagattGAATTCATGAACCATACacactatatatttaatctcgatatacaatcttgcaaaccgaagaGCCTCATAGAATCTTCAATGGGTCAGGCCCATATTCTTCAATTCAGATTGGGCCTTACATGGGGCCATCCCCAAACGCagatagtattttttttaaaataattatcaatatatactatttcccgtatatttactactactatttctgAAGAAAAGGCTATACTTTTTATTCATTATGTTTCATGAAAGCAAATTAGCAAATATCGTATTTATAGATTTTGAGTTACAGTTGGCGCGAATTTTCTCCATCCCTCTGATCAGTCCCCTAGCACACCAAGCTTTTGAAGTATCTGGTCGGATAAATTCTCTGTAGCATCTGAGCTGCTCTGTAGTATTAATGCGGCGGAAACCGGAAGGCTATATCTTAATGCCGCTAATGTGTTCGATGAAATGCTTCAATGGCATGATTGTGCCTTCTTTGCTCTGAACCTGCGGTTTCTTTTAATTTGACTATGCATTGAGGTCTTGTTGATGCTTTTGTGTGCAATGTTCACCGCAATGTCGCGGCGGCTTTCACTCTTACACACAACTCACAGATTATTGAGAAATGCATCATTCACTAATCATGTTGCAGTAGCGCCTTATCCTGTTGCTTTAAGTTGTTATAGAGACTACAGCAAAATGCTCGCCTACCCCTCCTCTGTACCGAGCAGAAATATTCTCATCGCCCCGCATTTTTATCCACTTATGTTTAGGCCCTATTGCACTTCAGAGGAATTTGAATCGATCAAGCCATCTTCTACTGATGGAACTGATCATGCTGATGAGGTGTACAAAACAGTGTTGGATTATGCAAAGCCCGAGTACAAAATGGAGGGGGCTCTTGATGAACTTGGCATTGAATTGACAACACCTTTGGTAGTAGAGG is drawn from Salvia hispanica cultivar TCC Black 2014 chromosome 6, UniMelb_Shisp_WGS_1.0, whole genome shotgun sequence and contains these coding sequences:
- the LOC125197093 gene encoding transcription factor RAX2-like; the protein is MGRAPCCDKSKVKRGPWSPEEDTTLRNYVQKHGTTGSWISLPQKAGLKRCGKSCRLRWLNYLRPNIKHGGFTHEEDTIILTLYHTIGSRWSVIASQLPGRTDNDVKNYWNTKLKKKLLAANHPTAATTTMGSINSKIDNMLPYFPVDTEILDSPFLLPGLNEAPDSAPLPSAPASLSNIHVNGSSEDDSFLVELMPYDAFDFQDKFNYQLNYLEPMYQSYTM